Proteins encoded within one genomic window of Clupea harengus chromosome 10, Ch_v2.0.2, whole genome shotgun sequence:
- the guk1b gene encoding guanylate kinase 1b isoform X7: protein MAGPRPVVLSGPSGAGKSTLLKRLMKDYEGVFGFSVSHTTRNPRPGEVDGKDYHFTTRENVQEGIDKGEFIENAEFSGNMYGTSKSAIEDVQAQNLICILDVDIQGVKNIKETDLNPIYISVQPPSMEILEKRLRDRQTETEDSLQKRLDAARTDMELSNEPGMFDLVIVNDDLEAAYDQLKSALMEEIQKVQDAKDYTSSSTPAVCVMAGPRPVVLSGPSGAGKSTLLKRLMKDYEGVFGFSVSHTTRNPRPGEVDGKDYHFTTREKVQEGIDKEEFIENAEFSGNMYGTSKSAIEDVQAKNLICILDVDIQGVKNIKETDLNPIYISVQPPSMEILEKRLRDRQTETEDSLQKRLDAARTDMELSNEPGMFDLVIVNDDLEAAYDQLKSALMEEIQKVQDAKDYTSSSTPAVCVMAGPRPVVLSGPSGAGKSTLLKRLMKDYEGVFGFSVSHTTRDPRPGEVDGKDYHFTTREKVQEGIDKGEFIENAEFSGNMYGTSKSAIEDVQAQNLICILDVDIQGVKNIKETDLNPIYISVQPPSMEILEKRLRDRQTETEDSLQKRLDAARTDMELSNEPGMFDLVIVNDDLEAAYDQLKSALMEEIQKVQDTKDCTSSSTHAVCVMAGPRPVVLSGPSGAGKSTLLKRLMKDYEGVFGFSVSHTTRDPRPGEVDGKDYHFTTREKVQEGIDKGEFIENAEFSGNMYGTSKSAIEDVKAKNLICILDVDIQGVKNIKETDLNPIYISVQPPSMEILEKRLRDRQTETEDSLQKRLDAARTDMELSNEPGMFDLVIVNDDLEAAYDQLKSALMEEIQKVQDAKDCTSSSTPAVCVMAGPRPVVLSGPSGAGKSTLLKRLMKDYEGVFGFSVSHTTRNPRPGEVDGKGLSSLPMLLGAVLLPVADVLSSESSPDYHFTTREKMQEDIDKGEFIENAEFSGNMYGTSKSAIEDVQAQNLICILDVDIQGVKNIKETDLNPIYISVQPPSMEILEKRLRDRQTETEDSLQKRLDAARTDMELSNEPGMFDLVIVNDDLEAAYDQLKSALMEEIQKVQDAKDCTSSSTPAVCVMAGPRPVVLSGPSGAGKSTLLKRLMKDYEGVFGFSVSHTTRNPRPGEVDGKGLSSLPMLLGAVLLPVADVLSSESSPDYHFTTREKMQEDIDKGEFIENAEFSGNMYGTSKSAIEDVQAQNLICILDVDIQGVKNIKETDLNPIYISVQPPSMEILEKRLRDRQTETEDSLQKRLDAARTDMELSNEPGMFDLVIVNDDLEAAYDQLKSALMEEIQKVQDAKE, encoded by the exons ATGGCTGGACCCAGGCCTGTAGTTCTGAGCGGCCCCTCTGGCGCAGGGAAGAGCACTCTGCTGAAGAGGCTTATGAAGGATTATGAAGGAGTCTTTGGCTTCAGCGTGTCCC ATACAACAAGAAATCCCCGTCCTGGTGAGGTAGACGGTAAAG ATTACCACTTCACCACCAGGGAGAACGTGCAAGAGGGTATCGATAAAGGAGAGTTCATTGAGAATGCCGAGTTCTCAGGGAACATGTATGGAACAAG TAAATCTGCTATTGAAGATGTCCAGGCACAGAACCTCATCTGCATTCTCGATGTTGACATACAAGGAGTGAAAAACATCAAGGAGACTGACCTCAACCCCATCTACATCTCCGTCCAGCCCCCATCTATGGAGATCCTG GAAAAGCGtctaagagacagacagactgagacagagGACAGTTTACAGAAGCGCTTAGACGCTGCAAGGACAGACATGGAGCTCA GTAATGAACCTGGAATGTTTGACCTGGTCATCGTCAATGATGATTTAGAGGCAGCCTATGACCAGCTGAAAAGTGCTCTAATGGAG GAAATACAGAAGGTTCAGGATGCCAAGGACTATACATCATCTTCAACccctgctgtgtg CGTGATGGCTGGACCCAGGCCTGTAGTTCTGAGTGGCCCCTCTGGCGCAGGGAAGAGCACTCTGCTGAAGAGGCTTATGAAGGATTATGAAGGAGTCTTTGGCTTCAGCGTGTCCC ATACAACAAGAAATCCCCGTCCTGGTGAGGTAGACGGTAAAG ATTACCACTTCACCACCAGGGAGAAGGTGCAAGAGGGTATCGATAAAGAAGAGTTCATTGAGAATGCCGAGTTCTCAGGGAACATGTATGGAACAAG TAAATCTGCTATTGAAGATGTCCAGGCAAAGAACCTCATCTGCATTCTCGATGTTGACATACAAGGAGTGAAAAACATCAAGGAGACTGACCTCAACCCCATCTACATCTCCGTCCAGCCCCCATCTATGGAGATCCTG GAAAAGCGtctaagagacagacagactgagacagagGACAGTTTACAGAAGCGCTTAGACGCTGCAAGGACAGACATGGAGCTCA GTAATGAACCTGGAATGTTTGACCTGGTCATCGTCAATGATGATTTAGAGGCAGCCTATGACCAGCTGAAAAGTGCTCTAATGGAG GAAATACAGAAGGTTCAGGATGCCAAGGACTATACATCATCTTCAACCCCTGCTGTGTG CGTGATGGCTGGACCCAGGCCTGTAGTTCTGAGCGGCCCCTCTGGCGCAGGGAAGAGCACTCTGCTGAAGAGGCTTATGAAGGATTATGAAGGAGTCTTTGGCTTCAGCGTGTCCC ATACAACAAGAGATCCCCGTCCTGGTGAGGTAGACGGTAAAG ATTACCACTTCACCACCAGGGAGAAGGTGCAAGAGGGTATCGATAAAGGAGAGTTCATTGAGAATGCCGAGTTCTCAGGGAACATGTATGGAACAAG TAAATCTGCTATTGAAGATGTCCAGGCACAGAACCTCATCTGCATTCTCGATGTTGACATACAAGGAGTGAAAAACATCAAGGAGACTGACCTCAACCCCATCTACATCTCCGTCCAGCCCCCATCTATGGAGATCCTG GAAAAGCGtctaagagacagacagactgagacagagGACAGTTTACAGAAGCGCTTGGACGCTGCAAGGACAGACATGGAGCTCA GTAATGAACCTGGAATGTTTGACCTGGTCATCGTCAATGATGATTTAGAGGCAGCCTATGACCAGCTGAAAAGTGCTCTAATGGAG GAAATACAGAAGGTTCAGGATACCAAGGACTGTACATCATCTTCAACccatgctgtgtg CGTGATGGCTGGACCCAGGCCTGTAGTTCTGAGCGGCCCCTCTGGCGCAGGGAAGAGCACTCTGCTGAAGAGGCTTATGAAGGATTATGAAGGAGTCTTTGGCTTCAGCGTGTCCC ATACAACAAGAGATCCCCGTCCTGGTGAGGTAGACGGTAAAG ATTACCACTTCACCACCAGGGAGAAGGTGCAAGAGGGTATCGATAAAGGAGAGTTCATTGAGAATGCCGAGTTCTCAGGGAACATGTATGGAACAAG TAAATCTGCTATTGAAGATGTCAAGGCAAAGAACCTCATCTGCATTCTCGATGTTGACATACAAGGAGTGAAAAACATCAAGGAGACTGACCTCAACCCCATCTACATCTCCGTCCAGCCCCCATCTATGGAGATCCTG GAAAAGCGtctaagagacagacagactgagacagagGACAGTTTACAGAAGCGCTTGGACGCTGCAAGGACAGACATGGAGCTCA GTAATGAACCTGGAATGTTTGACCTGGTCATCGTCAATGATGATTTAGAGGCAGCCTATGACCAGCTGAAAAGTGCTCTAATGGAG GAAATACAGAAGGTTCAGGATGCCAAGGACTGTACATCATCTTCAACccctgctgtgtg CGTGATGGCTGGACCCAGGCCTGTAGTTCTGAGCGGCCCCTCTGGCGCAGGGAAGAGCACTCTGCTGAAGAGGCTTATGAAGGATTATGAAGGAGTCTTTGGCTTCAGCGTGTCcc ATACAACAAGAAATCCCCGTCCTGGTGAGGTAGACGGTAAAG GCCTGAGTAGCCTCCCAATGCTTCTGGGGGCTGTGTTACTGCCTGTAGCAGACGTCTTATCCTCTGAGTCTTCTCCAG ATTACCACTTCACCACCAGGGAGAAGATGCAAGAGGATATCGATAAAGGAGAGTTCATTGAGAATGCCGAGTTCTCAGGGAACATGTATGGAACAAG TAAATCTGCTATTGAAGATGTCCAGGCACAGAACCTCATCTGCATTCTCGATGTTGACATACAAGGAGTGAAAAACATCAAGGAGACTGACCTCAACCCCATCTACATCTCCGTCCAGCCCCCATCTATGGAGATCCTG GAAAAGCGtctaagagacagacagactgagacagagGACAGTTTACAGAAGCGCTTGGACGCTGCAAGGACAGACATGGAGCTCA GTAATGAACCTGGAATGTTTGACCTGGTCATCGTCAATGATGATTTAGAGGCAGCCTATGACCAGCTGAAAAGTGCTCTAATGGAG GAAATACAGAAGGTTCAGGATGCCAAGGACTGTACATCATCTTCAACccctgctgtgtg CGTGATGGCTGGACCCAGGCCTGTAGTTCTGAGCGGCCCCTCTGGCGCAGGGAAGAGCACTCTGCTGAAGAGGCTTATGAAGGATTATGAAGGAGTCTTTGGCTTCAGCGTGTCcc ATACAACAAGAAATCCCCGTCCTGGTGAGGTAGACGGTAAAG GCCTGAGTAGCCTCCCAATGCTTCTGGGGGCTGTGTTACTGCCTGTAGCAGACGTCTTATCCTCTGAGTCTTCTCCAG ATTACCACTTCACCACCAGGGAGAAGATGCAAGAGGATATCGATAAAGGAGAGTTCATTGAGAATGCCGAGTTCTCAGGGAACATGTATGGAACAAG TAAATCTGCTATTGAAGATGTCCAGGCACAGAACCTCATCTGCATTCTCGATGTTGACATACAAGGAGTGAAAAACATCAAGGAGACTGACCTCAACCCCATCTACATCTCCGTCCAGCCCCCATCTATGGAGATCCTG GAAAAGCGtctaagagacagacagactgagacagagGACAGTTTACAGAAGCGCTTGGACGCTGCAAGGACAGACATGGAGCTCA GTAATGAACCTGGAATGTTTGACCTGGTCATCGTCAATGATGATTTAGAGGCAGCCTATGACCAGCTGAAAAGTGCTCTAATGGAG GAAATACAGAAGGTTCAGGATGCCAAGGAGTAA
- the guk1b gene encoding guanylate kinase 1b isoform X3, which yields MAGPRPVVLSGPSGAGKSTLLKRLMKDYEGVFGFSVSHTTRNPRPGEVDGKGLSSLPMLLGAVLLPVADVLSSESSPDYHFTTREKMQEGIDKGEFIENAEFSGNLYGTSKSAIEDVKAKNLICILDVDIQGVKNIKETDLNPIYISVQPPSMEILEKRLRDRQTETEDSLQKRLDAARTDMELSNEPGMFDLVIVNDDLEAAYDQLKSALMEEIQKVQDAKNVMAGPRPVVLSGPSGAGKSTLLKRLMKDYEGVFGFSVSHTTRNPRPGEVDGKDYHFTTRENVQEGIDKGEFIENAEFSGNMYGTSKSAIEDVQAQNLICILDVDIQGVKNIKETDLNPIYISVQPPSMEILEKRLRDRQTETEDSLQKRLDAARTDMELSNEPGMFDLVIVNDDLEAAYDQLKSALMEEIQKVQDAKDYTSSSTPAVCVMAGPRPVVLSGPSGAGKSTLLKRLMKDYEGVFGFSVSHTTRNPRPGEVDGKDYHFTTREKVQEGIDKEEFIENAEFSGNMYGTSKSAIEDVQAKNLICILDVDIQGVKNIKETDLNPIYISVQPPSMEILEKRLRDRQTETEDSLQKRLDAARTDMELSNEPGMFDLVIVNDDLEAAYDQLKSALMEEIQKVQDAKDYTSSSTPAVCVMAGPRPVVLSGPSGAGKSTLLKRLMKDYEGVFGFSVSHTTRDPRPGEVDGKDYHFTTREKVQEGIDKGEFIENAEFSGNMYGTSKSAIEDVQAQNLICILDVDIQGVKNIKETDLNPIYISVQPPSMEILEKRLRDRQTETEDSLQKRLDAARTDMELSNEPGMFDLVIVNDDLEAAYDQLKSALMEEIQKVQDTKDCTSSSTHAVCVMAGPRPVVLSGPSGAGKSTLLKRLMKDYEGVFGFSVSHTTRDPRPGEVDGKDYHFTTREKVQEGIDKGEFIENAEFSGNMYGTSKSAIEDVKAKNLICILDVDIQGVKNIKETDLNPIYISVQPPSMEILEKRLRDRQTETEDSLQKRLDAARTDMELSNEPGMFDLVIVNDDLEAAYDQLKSALMEEIQKVQDAKDCTSSSTPAVCVMAGPRPVVLSGPSGAGKSTLLKRLMKDYEGVFGFSVSHTTRNPRPGEVDGKDYHFTTREKMQEDIDKGEFIENAEFSGNMYGTSKSAIEDVQAQNLICILDVDIQGVKNIKETDLNPIYISVQPPSMEILEKRLRDRQTETEDSLQKRLDAARTDMELSNEPGMFDLVIVNDDLEAAYDQLKSALMEEIQKVQDAKDCTSSSTPAVCVMAGPRPVVLSGPSGAGKSTLLKRLMKDYEGVFGFSVSHTTRNPRPGEVDGKGLSSLPMLLGAVLLPVADVLSSESSPDYHFTTREKMQEDIDKGEFIENAEFSGNMYGTSKSAIEDVQAQNLICILDVDIQGVKNIKETDLNPIYISVQPPSMEILEKRLRDRQTETEDSLQKRLDAARTDMELSNEPGMFDLVIVNDDLEAAYDQLKSALMEEIQKVQDAKE from the exons ATGGCTGGACCCAGGCCTGTAGTTCTGAGCGGCCCCTCTGGCGCAGGGAAGAGCACTCTGCTGAAGAGGCTTATGAAGGATTATGAAGGAGTCTTTGGCTTCAGCGTGTCCC ATACAACAAGAAATCCCCGTCCTGGTGAGGTAGACGGTAAAG GCCTGAGTAGCCTCCCAATGCTTCTGGGGGCTGTGTTACTGCCTGTAGCAGACGTCTTATCCTCTGAGTCTTCTCCAG ATTACCACTTCACCACCAGGGAGAAGATGCAAGAGGGTATCGATAAAGGAGAGTTCATTGAGAATGCAGAGTTCTCAGGGAACTTGTACGGAACAAG TAAATCTGCTATTGAAGATGTCAAGGCAAAGAACCTCATCTGCATTCTCGATGTTGACATACAAGGAGTGAAAAACATCAAGGAGACTGACCTCAACCCCATTTACATCTCCGTCCAGCCCCCATCTATGGAGATCCTG GAAAAGCGtctaagagacagacagactgagacagagGACAGTTTACAGAAGCGCTTGGACGCTGCAAGGACAGACATGGAGCTCA GTAATGAACCTGGAATGTTTGACCTGGTCATCGTCAATGATGATTTAGAGGCAGCCTATGACCAGCTGAAAAGTGCTCTAATGGAG GAAATACAGAAGGTTCAGGATGCCAAGAA CGTGATGGCTGGACCCAGGCCTGTAGTTCTGAGCGGCCCCTCTGGCGCAGGGAAGAGCACTCTGCTGAAGAGGCTTATGAAGGATTATGAAGGAGTCTTTGGCTTCAGCGTGTCCC ATACAACAAGAAATCCCCGTCCTGGTGAGGTAGACGGTAAAG ATTACCACTTCACCACCAGGGAGAACGTGCAAGAGGGTATCGATAAAGGAGAGTTCATTGAGAATGCCGAGTTCTCAGGGAACATGTATGGAACAAG TAAATCTGCTATTGAAGATGTCCAGGCACAGAACCTCATCTGCATTCTCGATGTTGACATACAAGGAGTGAAAAACATCAAGGAGACTGACCTCAACCCCATCTACATCTCCGTCCAGCCCCCATCTATGGAGATCCTG GAAAAGCGtctaagagacagacagactgagacagagGACAGTTTACAGAAGCGCTTAGACGCTGCAAGGACAGACATGGAGCTCA GTAATGAACCTGGAATGTTTGACCTGGTCATCGTCAATGATGATTTAGAGGCAGCCTATGACCAGCTGAAAAGTGCTCTAATGGAG GAAATACAGAAGGTTCAGGATGCCAAGGACTATACATCATCTTCAACccctgctgtgtg CGTGATGGCTGGACCCAGGCCTGTAGTTCTGAGTGGCCCCTCTGGCGCAGGGAAGAGCACTCTGCTGAAGAGGCTTATGAAGGATTATGAAGGAGTCTTTGGCTTCAGCGTGTCCC ATACAACAAGAAATCCCCGTCCTGGTGAGGTAGACGGTAAAG ATTACCACTTCACCACCAGGGAGAAGGTGCAAGAGGGTATCGATAAAGAAGAGTTCATTGAGAATGCCGAGTTCTCAGGGAACATGTATGGAACAAG TAAATCTGCTATTGAAGATGTCCAGGCAAAGAACCTCATCTGCATTCTCGATGTTGACATACAAGGAGTGAAAAACATCAAGGAGACTGACCTCAACCCCATCTACATCTCCGTCCAGCCCCCATCTATGGAGATCCTG GAAAAGCGtctaagagacagacagactgagacagagGACAGTTTACAGAAGCGCTTAGACGCTGCAAGGACAGACATGGAGCTCA GTAATGAACCTGGAATGTTTGACCTGGTCATCGTCAATGATGATTTAGAGGCAGCCTATGACCAGCTGAAAAGTGCTCTAATGGAG GAAATACAGAAGGTTCAGGATGCCAAGGACTATACATCATCTTCAACCCCTGCTGTGTG CGTGATGGCTGGACCCAGGCCTGTAGTTCTGAGCGGCCCCTCTGGCGCAGGGAAGAGCACTCTGCTGAAGAGGCTTATGAAGGATTATGAAGGAGTCTTTGGCTTCAGCGTGTCCC ATACAACAAGAGATCCCCGTCCTGGTGAGGTAGACGGTAAAG ATTACCACTTCACCACCAGGGAGAAGGTGCAAGAGGGTATCGATAAAGGAGAGTTCATTGAGAATGCCGAGTTCTCAGGGAACATGTATGGAACAAG TAAATCTGCTATTGAAGATGTCCAGGCACAGAACCTCATCTGCATTCTCGATGTTGACATACAAGGAGTGAAAAACATCAAGGAGACTGACCTCAACCCCATCTACATCTCCGTCCAGCCCCCATCTATGGAGATCCTG GAAAAGCGtctaagagacagacagactgagacagagGACAGTTTACAGAAGCGCTTGGACGCTGCAAGGACAGACATGGAGCTCA GTAATGAACCTGGAATGTTTGACCTGGTCATCGTCAATGATGATTTAGAGGCAGCCTATGACCAGCTGAAAAGTGCTCTAATGGAG GAAATACAGAAGGTTCAGGATACCAAGGACTGTACATCATCTTCAACccatgctgtgtg CGTGATGGCTGGACCCAGGCCTGTAGTTCTGAGCGGCCCCTCTGGCGCAGGGAAGAGCACTCTGCTGAAGAGGCTTATGAAGGATTATGAAGGAGTCTTTGGCTTCAGCGTGTCCC ATACAACAAGAGATCCCCGTCCTGGTGAGGTAGACGGTAAAG ATTACCACTTCACCACCAGGGAGAAGGTGCAAGAGGGTATCGATAAAGGAGAGTTCATTGAGAATGCCGAGTTCTCAGGGAACATGTATGGAACAAG TAAATCTGCTATTGAAGATGTCAAGGCAAAGAACCTCATCTGCATTCTCGATGTTGACATACAAGGAGTGAAAAACATCAAGGAGACTGACCTCAACCCCATCTACATCTCCGTCCAGCCCCCATCTATGGAGATCCTG GAAAAGCGtctaagagacagacagactgagacagagGACAGTTTACAGAAGCGCTTGGACGCTGCAAGGACAGACATGGAGCTCA GTAATGAACCTGGAATGTTTGACCTGGTCATCGTCAATGATGATTTAGAGGCAGCCTATGACCAGCTGAAAAGTGCTCTAATGGAG GAAATACAGAAGGTTCAGGATGCCAAGGACTGTACATCATCTTCAACccctgctgtgtg CGTGATGGCTGGACCCAGGCCTGTAGTTCTGAGCGGCCCCTCTGGCGCAGGGAAGAGCACTCTGCTGAAGAGGCTTATGAAGGATTATGAAGGAGTCTTTGGCTTCAGCGTGTCcc ATACAACAAGAAATCCCCGTCCTGGTGAGGTAGACGGTAAAG ATTACCACTTCACCACCAGGGAGAAGATGCAAGAGGATATCGATAAAGGAGAGTTCATTGAGAATGCCGAGTTCTCAGGGAACATGTATGGAACAAG TAAATCTGCTATTGAAGATGTCCAGGCACAGAACCTCATCTGCATTCTCGATGTTGACATACAAGGAGTGAAAAACATCAAGGAGACTGACCTCAACCCCATCTACATCTCCGTCCAGCCCCCATCTATGGAGATCCTG GAAAAGCGtctaagagacagacagactgagacagagGACAGTTTACAGAAGCGCTTGGACGCTGCAAGGACAGACATGGAGCTCA GTAATGAACCTGGAATGTTTGACCTGGTCATCGTCAATGATGATTTAGAGGCAGCCTATGACCAGCTGAAAAGTGCTCTAATGGAG GAAATACAGAAGGTTCAGGATGCCAAGGACTGTACATCATCTTCAACccctgctgtgtg CGTGATGGCTGGACCCAGGCCTGTAGTTCTGAGCGGCCCCTCTGGCGCAGGGAAGAGCACTCTGCTGAAGAGGCTTATGAAGGATTATGAAGGAGTCTTTGGCTTCAGCGTGTCcc ATACAACAAGAAATCCCCGTCCTGGTGAGGTAGACGGTAAAG GCCTGAGTAGCCTCCCAATGCTTCTGGGGGCTGTGTTACTGCCTGTAGCAGACGTCTTATCCTCTGAGTCTTCTCCAG ATTACCACTTCACCACCAGGGAGAAGATGCAAGAGGATATCGATAAAGGAGAGTTCATTGAGAATGCCGAGTTCTCAGGGAACATGTATGGAACAAG TAAATCTGCTATTGAAGATGTCCAGGCACAGAACCTCATCTGCATTCTCGATGTTGACATACAAGGAGTGAAAAACATCAAGGAGACTGACCTCAACCCCATCTACATCTCCGTCCAGCCCCCATCTATGGAGATCCTG GAAAAGCGtctaagagacagacagactgagacagagGACAGTTTACAGAAGCGCTTGGACGCTGCAAGGACAGACATGGAGCTCA GTAATGAACCTGGAATGTTTGACCTGGTCATCGTCAATGATGATTTAGAGGCAGCCTATGACCAGCTGAAAAGTGCTCTAATGGAG GAAATACAGAAGGTTCAGGATGCCAAGGAGTAA